A single genomic interval of Bradyrhizobium sp. AZCC 1693 harbors:
- a CDS encoding tRNA-binding protein: MPPLKPQATYDDFARLDIRIGKVVDVQPFPRARNPSLKVGVDVGAGRIMWSSAQITNYEPAALLGSLVVCVCNLGAKNIAGFTSELLILGAKDAAGHVIVLGPRSEIAIGEPVF, translated from the coding sequence ATGCCCCCGCTAAAACCCCAGGCTACCTACGACGATTTCGCGCGTCTCGATATCCGGATCGGCAAGGTTGTCGACGTGCAGCCGTTTCCCCGCGCGCGCAATCCGTCCCTCAAGGTCGGCGTCGACGTCGGCGCCGGCAGGATCATGTGGTCGAGCGCGCAGATCACGAACTATGAGCCCGCGGCCTTGCTCGGCTCGCTGGTCGTGTGCGTCTGCAATCTGGGTGCGAAGAACATCGCGGGCTTCACATCCGAGCTGCTGATCCTCGGCGCAAAGGACGCGGCAGGCCACGTGATCGTGCTCGGCCCGCGCAGCGAGATCGCGATCGGCGAGCCGGTCTTTTAA
- a CDS encoding DUF2312 domain-containing protein gives MSDVTIPGGRIRSFVERIENIDSELAELNEQKKEVFAEAKGEGFDVKILKEIIKLRKQDQDERDERESLLDLYMRAMETAPPEKTAKAA, from the coding sequence ATGTCTGACGTCACCATTCCCGGCGGCCGGATTCGCTCTTTCGTCGAGCGGATCGAGAATATCGACAGCGAATTGGCTGAACTGAACGAGCAGAAGAAGGAAGTGTTTGCGGAGGCCAAGGGCGAAGGGTTCGATGTGAAGATCCTCAAGGAGATCATCAAGCTGCGCAAGCAGGACCAGGACGAGCGCGACGAGCGCGAAAGCCTGCTCGATCTCTACATGCGCGCCATGGAAACCGCGCCGCCGGAAAAGACCGCGAAGGCGGCCTGA
- a CDS encoding NADPH-dependent FMN reductase produces the protein MSNRILVFYGSYRSDRMGIRLAQFVVEGFRARGDDVELIDAKAIGLPMLDRMYKEYPKGGAPGALEKLAGQIRAADGFVFVTGEYNWGMQPGLKNLTDHFLEEWFWRPAAIASYSAGRFSGARAALAWHGTLSEMGMVVISSSIAVGPIAQTLSEDGKPAGEGGKALSHAFPRFADDLVWWMEAARAQREKKRPPY, from the coding sequence ATGAGCAACCGCATTCTCGTCTTTTACGGCTCCTACCGCTCCGACCGCATGGGCATTCGCCTTGCGCAATTCGTAGTCGAGGGATTTCGCGCGCGCGGCGACGATGTCGAACTGATCGACGCCAAGGCGATTGGCCTGCCGATGCTGGACCGCATGTACAAGGAATATCCGAAAGGCGGCGCGCCGGGCGCGCTCGAAAAACTGGCCGGGCAGATCCGCGCCGCTGACGGCTTTGTCTTCGTGACAGGCGAATACAATTGGGGCATGCAGCCGGGGCTGAAAAACCTCACCGATCATTTTCTCGAGGAATGGTTCTGGCGCCCCGCCGCGATCGCCAGCTATTCGGCCGGCCGTTTCTCCGGCGCGCGCGCAGCGCTCGCATGGCACGGCACGCTTTCGGAAATGGGCATGGTGGTGATTTCGAGTTCGATCGCCGTCGGGCCGATCGCGCAGACGCTGAGCGAAGACGGCAAGCCGGCCGGCGAGGGCGGCAAGGCGCTGTCACACGCGTTTCCGCGCTTTGCCGATGATCTCGTGTGGTGGATGGAAGCGGCAAGGGCGCAGCGGGAAAAGAAGCGGCCGCCATATTGA
- a CDS encoding zinc ribbon domain-containing protein YjdM: protein MDDAMKCPACNSEHAYQDRGLWVCPECAHEWSAEAAAAAEASPEPGVRDINGNLLVDGDSVIVIKDLKVKGSSSVVKGGTKVRNIRLTEATDGHNIACKIDGIGAMNLKSEFVKKA from the coding sequence ATGGACGATGCAATGAAATGCCCGGCATGCAATTCCGAGCATGCCTATCAGGATCGCGGCCTGTGGGTCTGCCCGGAATGCGCGCATGAATGGAGCGCCGAGGCGGCGGCAGCCGCGGAGGCCTCGCCCGAGCCGGGCGTCCGCGATATCAACGGCAACCTGCTGGTCGATGGCGACAGCGTCATCGTCATCAAGGATCTCAAGGTCAAGGGATCGTCATCGGTCGTCAAAGGCGGAACCAAGGTCAGGAACATCCGCCTGACCGAGGCGACCGATGGCCACAACATCGCCTGCAAGATCGACGGCATCGGCGCGATGAATCTGAAATCGGAGTTCGTGAAGAAGGCGTAG
- a CDS encoding tripartite tricarboxylate transporter substrate-binding protein, whose translation MFSPGEIDLVVDTDAQAGRIRSLVFFSRTRAPKFTDVPTTEEATGHKWHEGVWRGFAAPKGLPKETAAQYETAIRKIWDSAEFKEFMNRRGLDMIYLDSAGFALLRCIQSTIGTMRLCCRLSGVECTSART comes from the coding sequence TTGTTCAGTCCGGGGGAGATCGACCTTGTCGTCGATACGGATGCACAGGCGGGGCGCATTCGCAGCCTCGTATTCTTCTCGCGAACGCGCGCGCCGAAATTCACTGATGTGCCGACCACCGAGGAGGCGACGGGTCACAAGTGGCACGAGGGCGTGTGGCGCGGCTTTGCGGCGCCCAAGGGCCTGCCGAAGGAGACTGCCGCGCAGTACGAGACCGCGATCAGGAAGATCTGGGACAGCGCGGAGTTCAAGGAGTTCATGAACCGGCGCGGCCTCGACATGATCTATCTGGATTCGGCTGGCTTCGCGTTATTACGGTGCATTCAATCCACTATTGGCACCATGCGGCTTTGCTGCCGGCTTTCCGGAGTTGAGTGCACTTCTGCACGGACCTAA
- a CDS encoding Bug family tripartite tricarboxylate transporter substrate binding protein, with translation MPSSVNRRRALATIGSFVAAPWLAPRVGRAGESWPIRQVRYVNGFPAGGATDTLSRVICQKMSELSGQTFVVENKAGAGGVLGADAIAKAPADGYTVGLGGIASNVLAIGSYAKLPYHPREDFTFISGMWQLPNILTVKKDLFSADLKELLAAFKKEPGKYTYASAGFGTTLHLSGEMMNSMAGVQVRHVPYRGAAPALNDLLGGNVDLLFDNLPGSLPSVRSGAIRPVAVTAKKRLAELPDVPAFAELLPGYEMTSWAALIGPANMPPDLVAQINALTAKALNDPWVKQRYADLGATTWPTTPQEISAYRDSEEARLLPIMKAAGIKPEGG, from the coding sequence ATGCCGTCGTCCGTGAACCGCCGTCGCGCGCTCGCGACCATTGGCTCTTTCGTTGCCGCGCCATGGCTGGCGCCGCGTGTGGGACGCGCCGGAGAGAGCTGGCCGATCCGCCAGGTGCGCTACGTCAACGGCTTTCCGGCGGGCGGCGCCACCGACACGCTCTCGCGCGTGATCTGCCAGAAGATGAGCGAACTATCCGGGCAAACCTTCGTGGTCGAGAACAAGGCCGGCGCCGGCGGCGTGCTGGGCGCGGATGCGATCGCAAAGGCCCCGGCCGACGGCTACACGGTCGGGCTCGGCGGCATCGCCTCCAACGTGCTCGCGATCGGCAGCTACGCCAAGCTGCCGTATCATCCGCGCGAGGATTTCACCTTCATCTCCGGCATGTGGCAACTGCCGAACATCCTGACCGTGAAGAAGGACCTGTTCTCCGCGGACCTCAAGGAATTGCTCGCGGCGTTCAAAAAGGAGCCGGGCAAATACACCTACGCGTCCGCCGGCTTCGGCACCACGCTTCATCTCTCCGGCGAGATGATGAACAGCATGGCCGGCGTCCAGGTCCGCCACGTGCCTTATCGCGGCGCCGCGCCGGCACTGAACGACCTGCTCGGCGGCAATGTCGATCTCCTGTTCGACAATTTGCCAGGTTCGCTGCCGAGCGTACGTTCCGGCGCGATCAGGCCCGTCGCGGTCACCGCGAAGAAGCGGCTGGCGGAGCTTCCCGACGTGCCCGCGTTCGCCGAACTATTGCCCGGCTATGAGATGACCTCATGGGCCGCACTCATTGGCCCCGCCAACATGCCGCCCGACCTCGTCGCGCAAATCAACGCGCTCACCGCAAAGGCCCTGAACGATCCTTGGGTGAAACAGCGCTACGCCGACCTCGGCGCCACCACCTGGCCGACCACGCCGCAGGAGATATCAGCCTATCGCGATAGCGAGGAAGCGCGGTTGCTGCCGATCATGAAGGCGGCCGGGATCAAGCCGGAGGGCGGGTGA
- a CDS encoding oxygenase MpaB family protein yields the protein MLSADDFESSLDAVRAAAAGRVEGIFGPDSLTWRVDREAAVFLGAGRALLLQLAHPWVAAAISEHSRTFADPVGRFHRTFNITFTMVFGTLDQALAASRRLHRRHAAVTGILPQAAGRFEAGSDYHANEVSALRWVHATLVETALQTHDLVLPALTNSEREQYWAEAKLYAALFGVRAADLPADWTSFTAYTEAMSQSDVLAVSPAARDIAEQIFSGRGTGLRVPKWYRALTAHLLPERLAQEFGFEFGEHEARSMNRALAWIRRIYPRLPMRLRAVGPYQEALARLQGDKRPDLAVRWLNRLWIGRPMME from the coding sequence TTGTTGTCCGCGGATGATTTCGAAAGCAGTCTCGATGCCGTTCGCGCGGCGGCGGCCGGACGCGTCGAGGGAATCTTCGGCCCGGATTCCCTGACATGGCGGGTCGACCGCGAGGCGGCGGTTTTCCTTGGCGCGGGGCGGGCGTTGTTGCTTCAATTGGCGCACCCCTGGGTCGCCGCCGCGATATCGGAGCATTCCCGGACCTTTGCCGATCCGGTTGGCCGGTTTCACCGGACATTCAACATCACGTTCACGATGGTGTTTGGCACGCTCGATCAGGCGCTGGCCGCAAGCCGCCGGCTGCATCGACGTCACGCCGCGGTGACCGGAATATTGCCACAGGCGGCAGGCCGCTTCGAAGCCGGTTCTGATTACCACGCCAACGAGGTCTCGGCGCTGCGGTGGGTTCACGCCACGCTGGTGGAGACCGCCTTGCAGACGCATGACCTGGTCTTGCCTGCACTGACCAACAGCGAGCGCGAACAATACTGGGCCGAGGCCAAGCTGTATGCGGCGTTGTTCGGCGTGCGAGCGGCCGATCTGCCGGCGGACTGGACGTCGTTCACCGCCTATACGGAGGCGATGTCGCAATCCGATGTTCTCGCGGTCAGCCCCGCCGCGCGCGATATTGCGGAGCAGATCTTTTCCGGTCGCGGGACAGGATTGCGCGTACCAAAATGGTATCGCGCGCTGACGGCCCATTTGTTGCCGGAGCGGTTGGCCCAGGAATTCGGATTTGAGTTCGGCGAACACGAAGCGCGCAGCATGAACCGGGCGCTGGCGTGGATCCGGCGCATCTATCCCCGCCTTCCCATGCGCCTGCGCGCGGTGGGCCCTTATCAGGAAGCGCTGGCGCGCCTGCAAGGCGACAAGCGGCCGGACCTTGCCGTGCGCTGGCTCAACCGGCTTTGGATCGGCCGGCCGATGATGGAATGA
- a CDS encoding septal ring lytic transglycosylase RlpA family protein, with protein sequence MSSIGCTGTSCVDVRAGRTQFKAPSITAARAGKFVRLLAVSLAAASLAACAQSSVITQKSELRASRQASLDHDRATSSMMKRRVAAVRRHIPASRRDAADTKTASHGVASFYTEGTKTANGEKFNTLDMTAAHPTLPFGTKLRVTNVASGRSVTVRVNDRGPYVQGRVVDVSYSAADALGMVGKGVAKVKLDVVQ encoded by the coding sequence ATGTCTTCCATTGGTTGCACCGGGACTTCGTGCGTCGACGTCAGAGCAGGCCGTACTCAATTTAAAGCGCCATCAATCACGGCCGCGCGCGCAGGGAAATTCGTACGGCTGCTTGCTGTCTCGCTAGCAGCCGCATCGCTTGCGGCCTGCGCGCAGTCCTCGGTCATCACCCAAAAATCCGAACTTCGCGCCAGCCGGCAGGCGTCGCTTGACCACGATCGAGCGACATCGTCCATGATGAAGAGGCGCGTAGCCGCCGTGAGAAGGCATATCCCGGCGTCGCGCAGGGATGCCGCCGACACTAAAACGGCCTCGCATGGGGTGGCCAGCTTCTACACCGAGGGAACGAAGACCGCGAACGGCGAAAAGTTCAACACGCTCGATATGACCGCCGCCCATCCGACGTTGCCCTTCGGCACCAAGTTGCGCGTGACAAACGTCGCGAGCGGCCGCTCGGTGACGGTGCGGGTTAATGACCGCGGTCCCTATGTTCAGGGGCGTGTCGTCGACGTCTCCTATTCCGCGGCCGACGCGCTCGGAATGGTGGGGAAGGGCGTTGCCAAGGTCAAACTCGACGTCGTGCAGTAG
- a CDS encoding SH3 domain-containing protein: MKLRGLFIAAAVLLMPTAALAAPGIVTTTVSLRAGPGEGFPTVDRIPGGARVNIHGCLRGIAWCDVSWSDDRGWVSSQYLEYLYRNRYVYLPDYVDEIDVPVVPFVLTSYWSSHYAGRPWYHRRAYWSGYWQSHERFATRLTIDRSAARIGRAAAARDAALPEAKAGAKTRVGVEERSRARVEERTRAGVTERSRAGVTQRVTREKDIAARSGREVRERAAVQPRMTRENARMTRENARAPVREQPMARARTQTPPVMARGHDEPRAAAPRIERAAPHMTQPNAARGGGGPPNVRAQMPAPAAPRAAAPAMPQGGGAPHIAPRGGGGPGGGGGHGQDKRQ, from the coding sequence ATGAAACTGAGAGGATTGTTTATCGCAGCAGCCGTGCTGCTGATGCCGACCGCCGCACTGGCGGCGCCGGGCATCGTCACCACCACGGTCAGCCTGAGGGCAGGGCCCGGTGAAGGCTTTCCAACCGTCGACCGCATTCCCGGCGGGGCCCGTGTCAACATCCATGGGTGCCTCAGAGGCATCGCCTGGTGCGATGTGAGCTGGTCGGATGATCGTGGCTGGGTATCGTCGCAATATCTCGAATATCTCTACCGCAACCGCTACGTCTATCTGCCCGATTATGTCGACGAGATCGACGTTCCCGTCGTGCCGTTCGTGCTGACCTCGTACTGGTCGAGCCACTATGCGGGACGTCCCTGGTATCACCGCCGCGCCTACTGGAGCGGCTACTGGCAATCGCATGAGCGTTTCGCGACGCGGTTGACGATCGACCGCTCGGCGGCCCGGATCGGCCGCGCGGCGGCAGCGCGCGATGCGGCGCTCCCCGAGGCAAAGGCGGGTGCAAAGACGCGTGTGGGTGTCGAGGAGAGGTCGCGTGCCCGTGTCGAGGAACGGACGCGCGCCGGTGTGACGGAGCGGAGCCGCGCCGGTGTGACGCAACGCGTGACGCGGGAGAAAGACATCGCTGCGCGCAGCGGGCGAGAGGTGCGCGAACGCGCGGCGGTGCAGCCCCGCATGACGCGCGAGAACGCGCGGATGACGCGTGAGAACGCAAGAGCGCCCGTGCGCGAGCAGCCGATGGCCCGCGCCCGCACGCAGACGCCACCGGTCATGGCCCGCGGTCATGACGAACCACGTGCGGCTGCGCCGCGGATCGAGCGCGCCGCGCCCCACATGACGCAGCCCAACGCGGCGCGCGGCGGCGGTGGCCCGCCGAACGTACGCGCGCAGATGCCGGCCCCGGCCGCCCCGCGCGCGGCAGCGCCCGCAATGCCGCAGGGCGGCGGCGCGCCGCACATCGCACCGCGCGGTGGCGGCGGACCGGGCGGTGGCGGAGGCCACGGTCAGGACAAGCGTCAATGA
- a CDS encoding ketopantoate reductase family protein: MQVAVVGAGAVGCYYGGLLLRAGHDVTFIGRQPHVDAINAHGLLLDTKTFKGHLPTRAAIDATALASPDLVLVCVKSADTEQAGRSLAGRLRPDTSVLSLQNGVDNAPRLAAVIGHTVIPVVVYVGSEMAGPGHVRHHGGGDLAIGPSAASEALAQTLQAAGIGITIADDIDKTLWSKLIINCAFNALSAVAGISYGPMLEVEGTRNVVTSAVQEAVSVARASNVSISDDIIEQILKIPAVMPNQMSSTAQDLARGKPSEIDFLNGYVVRKGAELGIATPTNHALQVMVKLAERGKEMSRK, from the coding sequence ATGCAAGTCGCAGTCGTCGGGGCCGGAGCGGTCGGATGCTACTATGGGGGGCTGCTGCTGCGGGCCGGGCATGACGTGACGTTCATCGGCAGGCAGCCGCATGTCGACGCCATCAACGCTCATGGCCTGCTGCTCGACACCAAGACTTTCAAAGGACACCTGCCCACCAGGGCGGCAATCGACGCAACCGCGCTTGCCTCGCCCGACCTCGTGCTGGTTTGCGTGAAGTCAGCCGATACCGAGCAGGCCGGCCGGTCGCTCGCCGGGCGCCTGCGGCCGGACACATCCGTTCTCAGCCTGCAGAACGGCGTCGACAATGCGCCGCGCCTTGCCGCGGTCATCGGCCACACCGTCATTCCTGTGGTGGTCTATGTCGGCAGCGAGATGGCCGGGCCCGGCCATGTCAGGCATCACGGCGGCGGCGACCTCGCCATCGGCCCCTCCGCCGCGAGCGAAGCGCTGGCGCAAACGCTTCAAGCCGCCGGCATCGGCATCACGATCGCCGACGACATCGACAAAACGCTCTGGAGCAAGCTGATCATCAACTGCGCCTTTAATGCGCTTTCGGCCGTGGCCGGCATTTCCTACGGACCGATGCTGGAAGTCGAAGGTACAAGAAATGTCGTCACAAGCGCGGTGCAGGAAGCAGTATCCGTGGCGCGCGCCAGCAACGTATCGATATCAGACGATATCATCGAGCAGATCCTGAAAATCCCCGCGGTCATGCCCAACCAGATGTCGTCCACCGCGCAGGATCTTGCGCGCGGCAAGCCCAGCGAGATCGACTTTCTCAACGGCTATGTGGTGCGCAAGGGCGCGGAGTTGGGCATTGCCACGCCGACCAATCATGCCTTGCAGGTAATGGTGAAGCTGGCCGAACGAGGCAAGGAGATGTCGCGGAAATAA
- a CDS encoding cytosolic protein, with translation MKSLLLLTASGPLLILTSHDSLHDQRLLEVLKHKGIGKFVAFEVPLSLAKERYGGHFQAVESNLHETDDLRILDFNGQRIFQLFRFDELGSPILQEQRA, from the coding sequence ATGAAATCGCTTTTGCTGCTCACCGCGAGCGGTCCGCTGCTCATTCTCACATCGCACGATTCCTTGCACGATCAGAGGCTTCTTGAGGTGCTCAAGCACAAAGGGATCGGCAAGTTCGTCGCGTTTGAGGTTCCATTGTCACTCGCCAAGGAGCGCTACGGCGGGCATTTTCAAGCGGTCGAAAGCAACCTGCACGAGACTGATGATTTGAGGATCCTCGACTTCAACGGCCAGCGGATCTTTCAGCTCTTCCGTTTCGATGAACTCGGTTCACCGATCCTTCAGGAACAGCGAGCGTAG
- the pdxY gene encoding pyridoxal kinase PdxY, translating to MNVISIQSQVAYGHVGNSAAVFPMQMHGIDVIAVPTTLLSNRPGYPTIRGRVLDREFVADLLRGIEERGAVDAATMILSGYLGSADNAAVVADFVARAKAKNPALLYCCDPVLGDRDRGLFVHADIPPLVRDLLCPLADIITPNHFEFEWLCGTKAASVDQVLKAARAFTARGTVVVTSAELADTPGGEIETLAVERGKAWRVRTPKLPISPNGTGDLFAALLVAARVRGADTPDALSHAASAIFAVLERTAASGTEEMRIVESAEWLVHPQRKFECIAIGQ from the coding sequence ATGAACGTGATTTCTATCCAGTCGCAGGTCGCCTACGGCCATGTCGGCAACAGCGCCGCGGTGTTTCCGATGCAGATGCACGGGATCGACGTAATTGCCGTGCCGACCACGCTGCTCAGCAACCGGCCGGGCTATCCGACCATCCGCGGCCGGGTTCTCGATAGAGAATTCGTCGCCGATCTCCTGCGCGGCATCGAGGAGCGCGGCGCGGTCGATGCCGCCACGATGATCCTGTCCGGCTATCTCGGCTCAGCCGACAACGCCGCCGTGGTCGCGGATTTTGTCGCGCGCGCCAAGGCCAAAAATCCGGCGCTGCTCTATTGCTGCGATCCCGTGCTCGGGGATCGCGACCGCGGACTGTTCGTCCACGCCGATATCCCGCCGCTGGTGCGCGATTTGCTGTGTCCGCTGGCCGATATCATCACGCCAAATCATTTCGAGTTTGAATGGCTGTGCGGCACGAAGGCCGCTTCGGTCGATCAGGTGCTCAAGGCAGCGCGCGCGTTCACGGCGCGCGGGACGGTCGTCGTCACCAGTGCCGAGCTTGCCGATACGCCGGGGGGCGAAATCGAGACCTTGGCTGTCGAGCGCGGAAAGGCATGGCGCGTCCGCACGCCAAAACTGCCGATCAGCCCGAACGGCACCGGCGATCTCTTTGCTGCGCTCTTGGTCGCCGCGCGCGTCCGCGGCGCCGACACGCCGGATGCACTCAGCCACGCTGCGTCTGCCATCTTCGCCGTGCTGGAACGCACCGCGGCCAGCGGTACCGAGGAAATGCGCATCGTCGAGAGCGCAGAGTGGCTTGTTCATCCGCAACGCAAATTTGAATGTATCGCCATCGGCCAGTAG
- the hisC gene encoding histidinol-phosphate transaminase: MSRFWSSLTHDLKPYVPGEQPRMAELVKLNTNESPFGPSPRALEAIRGEAADTLRLYPDPQASALRAALATYHQVRSEHVFVGNGSDEVLAHAFAALLKHDAPLLFPDITYSFYPVYCRLFGIAYETVPLDQAMQIRIADYRRPAGALIVPNPNAPTGIALSRAEIVALLEQHPDAPVIIDEAYVDFGAETAIPLVASHPNLLVVQTMSKSRALAGLRVGYAIGDADLIEGLTRVKDSFNSYPLGRPAQAGAIASLEDEAYFQQSRARVIEGRERLNRGLVGLGFEVLPSSANFVFARHPAHEGAALASALRQRAVIVRHFSAPRISDYQRISVGTDGQIDRLLSALSDILGSE; the protein is encoded by the coding sequence ATGAGCCGTTTCTGGAGCAGCTTGACGCACGACCTGAAACCCTATGTGCCGGGCGAACAGCCTCGCATGGCGGAACTGGTCAAGCTCAACACCAATGAAAGTCCGTTTGGTCCTTCCCCGCGTGCGTTGGAAGCGATCCGCGGCGAGGCGGCTGATACGCTGCGTCTATATCCGGACCCACAGGCGTCAGCGCTGCGGGCCGCTTTGGCCACCTACCACCAGGTACGGTCAGAACATGTGTTCGTCGGCAATGGCTCGGACGAGGTGCTGGCCCACGCCTTCGCCGCGCTGCTGAAGCATGATGCCCCACTGCTCTTCCCTGACATCACCTACAGTTTCTACCCGGTCTATTGCCGCCTGTTCGGCATCGCTTACGAAACCGTCCCGCTTGATCAGGCCATGCAAATCCGCATTGCCGACTATCGCCGGCCGGCCGGCGCGCTCATCGTACCCAATCCGAATGCGCCTACAGGAATTGCGCTGTCACGGGCCGAGATCGTTGCGCTGCTGGAGCAACATCCTGACGCTCCCGTTATCATCGACGAGGCCTATGTTGATTTCGGCGCCGAGACCGCGATCCCGCTGGTCGCCTCCCACCCGAACCTTCTGGTCGTTCAAACCATGTCCAAGTCCCGGGCCCTGGCTGGCTTGCGGGTTGGCTATGCGATCGGCGACGCCGACCTGATCGAGGGGCTGACGCGGGTGAAAGACAGCTTCAACTCCTACCCCCTTGGCCGGCCCGCCCAGGCCGGCGCCATCGCCTCGCTGGAGGACGAAGCCTATTTTCAACAGAGCCGCGCGCGCGTGATCGAAGGCCGCGAGCGGCTGAATCGCGGCCTGGTCGGGCTCGGCTTCGAAGTGCTGCCGTCCTCCGCCAACTTCGTCTTCGCGCGTCATCCGGCGCACGAGGGCGCGGCGCTGGCGAGCGCGCTGCGCCAACGGGCGGTGATCGTCCGCCATTTTTCCGCGCCTCGTATCTCCGACTATCAGCGGATAAGTGTGGGCACCGACGGGCAGATCGACCGGCTGCTGTCGGCCCTATCGGACATCCTGGGCAGCGAGTAA
- a CDS encoding adenylate/guanylate cyclase domain-containing protein: MSETETLFAALRQSSDEAVVDMLERMVRDAPDHALNKMNALDLAGTQGIDEDRVIAALLNAVGLGMFEMTWSVMCPSCAGVLSANKSLKTLDRTQYNCAFCAAGYETTLDNLVEVTFTVSPRVRKIAAHNPDELSAPEYYRQIFWSSAIDLPDDLEKLLDEVTLEIVDLPAGERAILSLQVPQGTLIVFDPVTHAAQFLEVSGEETSERQNLSVIFNRLQVPVDTVTLRPGPLRLALDNRTDGRVLPAVWVANPALDDLLKRRKSVLTATRLLTNQTFRDIYRTDTLAIGQRLKILSLTFLFSDLKDSTELYERVGDLTAFDLVNEHFRLLQEIIASERGAIVKTIGDAVMATFETPDRAIAAAIRMREAMSDLGAERQHQSLRLKMGIHEGSCLAVTLNGQQDYFGQTVNIASRVQGLAASRSIVVTESVVAHARALLETNGLKPTPRRVALSGIADKVSVYEIS; the protein is encoded by the coding sequence ATGAGCGAAACCGAGACGTTATTTGCGGCGCTGCGTCAGTCGTCCGACGAAGCCGTTGTGGACATGCTCGAGCGTATGGTGCGGGATGCCCCGGATCATGCCTTGAACAAGATGAACGCGCTTGATCTCGCAGGCACGCAAGGCATCGACGAAGACCGGGTCATCGCGGCGCTGCTGAATGCGGTGGGGCTCGGCATGTTCGAGATGACATGGAGCGTGATGTGCCCGAGCTGCGCCGGGGTTCTTTCCGCCAACAAAAGCCTGAAGACGCTGGATCGGACGCAGTACAATTGCGCTTTCTGCGCCGCCGGCTATGAGACGACGCTCGATAATCTGGTCGAGGTGACGTTTACGGTAAGCCCGCGCGTGCGCAAGATCGCGGCCCATAATCCCGACGAACTGTCTGCACCCGAATATTATCGCCAGATCTTCTGGAGTTCGGCGATCGATCTTCCGGACGATCTGGAGAAGCTGCTGGACGAAGTCACGCTCGAAATCGTCGACTTGCCGGCAGGCGAAAGGGCCATCCTTTCCCTGCAGGTGCCGCAGGGCACGTTGATCGTGTTCGATCCCGTGACGCATGCGGCCCAGTTCCTGGAGGTCAGCGGCGAAGAGACCAGCGAGCGCCAGAACCTGTCCGTGATCTTCAACAGGCTCCAGGTTCCCGTCGACACCGTTACCTTGCGTCCCGGGCCACTGCGCCTCGCCCTGGACAACCGTACCGATGGTCGCGTGTTGCCGGCGGTATGGGTGGCGAACCCGGCGCTGGACGACCTTCTGAAGCGACGCAAGTCGGTTCTCACGGCAACGCGCCTCCTCACCAATCAGACTTTTCGCGATATCTACCGGACCGACACGCTCGCCATTGGCCAGCGCCTCAAGATCCTGAGCCTGACTTTCCTGTTTAGCGATCTCAAGGACTCGACCGAGCTCTATGAGCGCGTCGGTGACCTCACAGCCTTCGATCTCGTCAACGAGCATTTCAGGCTGCTGCAGGAGATCATCGCCTCCGAAAGGGGAGCGATCGTGAAGACCATTGGCGATGCCGTCATGGCGACCTTCGAGACGCCCGACCGCGCCATTGCCGCGGCGATCCGCATGCGCGAGGCGATGAGCGATCTCGGCGCCGAGCGTCAGCATCAGAGCCTGCGCTTGAAGATGGGCATCCATGAAGGTTCATGCCTCGCGGTCACCCTCAATGGCCAGCAGGATTATTTCGGCCAGACGGTCAATATCGCCTCGCGCGTCCAGGGCCTTGCTGCCTCACGCTCGATCGTGGTGACGGAATCGGTGGTGGCGCATGCGCGCGCCCTGCTTGAGACCAACGGGCTGAAGCCAACGCCGAGACGCGTGGCGCTGAGCGGCATCGCGGACAAGGTGTCGGTCTACGAGATTTCCTGA